AggcaggggcgggcggggcgcggggcggcggccgggggcggtGCTGGGAAGGGGCCGCGTCGCTCGGCCGCGCCGTTCCTGCCCCCCGTggccgcccgcccggcggggcggggcggggctaCCGGTGTGCGTCCCGCTCGGCCCGTGGCGcagcgccgggccgggcagcggaTCCCTTGGCCGGGCGACCGGCGGGTGAGGCGGgccgggagggagggagagtgTACCGGGCGGCGGCGGTGAGGGGATttgcggcgggggcgggggggaaggcgGCCGCCGAGCCTCTGCTCAGCGTGCCCGGGGCTCCCCCGGGGTGGCCCGGTGTCATCGCCACTCCCCGCTTCCTGGGGCCCCATCGCCGGGGGGGTGCGGGCGGGAGGTGGCTGCCATGGAGGGGCCGGGCCGTGGGTgctgcggggccgcggggcgcgGGCAGGGGGGACCCTGCCGGTGGCCGTGTGCCCCGGGGGCCGGGAAGGGCCCTGCCGGGGCCGTgcgcccgggggcggggggggccgtgcgccccgggggcgggggggggggcctgcCGGGGTTTGTGCgccccgggggcgggggtgtGTGGAGCTGTGcgccccgggggcggggggggtccTGCCGGGGGCCGTGCgccccgggggcgggcggcctTTGCCGCTGTTCCCgcgggctgcgggcggccggTCCGTGCGGCGGCGCCTGCAGAGGCCGAGCGGGCGGGGAGAGCTGCAGGCGGCGGGTAAAGGCGGAGAGCTGGCGTGTGGTAACTAAAGCATCACCCCTGCAGCCCGAGCGGGAGGAGGAGGTGTGCGGCGGTAGAGGAATGGCTATGAAATACCAGCCGAGCGGTTTATTCCTGTCGCTacacatatttaaaatagcTGTAATGCTGAAGTGCTTCAGAATGTCGTTTAAGTTGCGGTATGTGCTTGCATAGCACTTTATTAATGACCGGTCTTCTCACTTTCCTTGTAGTTCATCTGAAACTGGACAAAAGAAGAGAATGGATATGGGTAACCAACACCCATCCATAAAACGGTTGcatgaaatacagaaggaaGTCAAAGAGATTGAACAGCAAGTGGTTGTCTTCAGTGGTCTCTCTACTGATCGAGATTACAAGAAATTAGAAAGGAGTCTTACTAAACAGCTCTTTGAGATTGATTCTGTAGACACCGAAGGAAAGGGGGATATTCAGCAAGCCAGGAAGCGAGCTGCTCAGGAAACAGAGAGGCTGCTTAAGGAGCTGGAACAAAATGCAAACCATCCGCGCAGACTGGAAATAGAGGCTATATTCAAGGAGGCACAGTCACTTGTGGAACGTGAGATCACACCCTTTTACGAAGGAGGTAACTGTATAAGCGACGAATTTGAAGAAGGTATTCAGGACATTGTGTTGAGGCTTACCCAGGTGAAAACTGGAGGGAAAGTTTCTTTACGCAAAGCAAGATATCGCACTCTGACAAAAGTATGTGCTGTTCAGGAGATTATAGAAAGCGGTGTAAAGCAACAGCTGTCCCTGCCACTCTCTAATGATGCGCATCCTTCGGTCTCCAAAATTAACTCTGTAATGTGTGATGTGAACAAAGCAAGAGGAACTCTTATTGCGCTTCTTATGGGAGTGAGTAGTAATGATACCTGCAAGCATCTGTCCTGTGTGCTTACAGGCCTCATTGCTGATTTGGATGCTTTAGATGTCTGTGGTCACACGGAAATAAGAAATTACAGAAAGGAAGTCGTAGAAGAGATCAATAAATTGCAGAAGTACCTGGACTTGGAAGAAGAAGCAAATTCTACTCACGCTTATGATTTGGCACAAAACCAGTCCATTCTAAAAATAGAAGAGATCCgtaagaaaatgaaggaagttaattcattacttttaaaaacagaaaatgcttctgaTTTGTATTTAGGATCCAAAGCAGAATTGCAGGGGTTAATTGCCCACTTAGATGAGGTGAGTCCAGGAAAAAACCCCTGTATTAGAGAAGCCAGAAGAAGAGCAGTAATAGAAGTTCAAACTCTTATAACATACATTGATTTGAAGGAAGCActtgaaaaaaggcaaatgtatTCTGAGCAAACTGCTGCCGAACATCAGTCTCATAAAGCAGTTTGGACTGTTCTTGGAAACTTGTCTCAAATTCAGCAGGAGGTGATTTCATTTGATGGAAACAGAACGGATAAAAATTACATGAGATTGGAAGAACTTCTTACGAAACAACTTCTAGCACTTGATGCTGTTGATCCACAAGGTGACGAGCGGTGTAAGGCTGccagaaagcaagcagtaaAGCTTGCGCAGAATATTCTTTACTATCTGGACATGAAAACAGATGAATGGGAATACTGAAACAGCCATGGCCtaacacagaacattttttcctttggcactTTACGCAGATCACTGGCAGCGCATAATAAAAGTGGTGTGTTCTGTGCTTGCTTAAATCACGGAGATTGCATAAGCAGTTGACTTGGCTATATGTCTGCTATCCCACGCAGTCACCCACTTGCCATGGCAACTGTCAGTACACCATCAGCAATTCTGGTCATTGCTACAAGCAAAGAAGTGCAATTCTCTGAAGGAATAGTTTAATACTTGATCAAATGGTGGCTtcccccccgacccccccaccccgtttttgttttaataaccTTGTGCAATGTTCAGCGAGTGCAGATTTATTAAATGTGGGGAATCTTGCTTATGGTACAGTGCTggcaaaactattttaaaaagactggatatgaaaattagttttcaaGCATGAGGCTCCATCCAGCAACTTCACAGCAGTCTGGATATACTCTTAATGTGCTGTTACGACAAAGTATTAAGGGCAAAAAACCTGCTGGCTTTTGGGTTGTACTTGATTTATTCCATCCATCACACCTTTCTGGGTGTTTAGATTTCTAAGTTAATGGAGCTGGAATGCCAACTGCAAATTAACATTTACATAGGCAAAGCCAattaggtcttttttttttttttttttttaataccagagCCCTTTGATTTGTAAAACCAGGTCTTTTGTTAGGGAAAAGTCTTTCAAATTACTCCTTTAAGGTACTGAGGCTTGGAGAGGAAGATCTGTACATACATACTGGTCAGATAAACGGGATGTTGAGGATTTCAGCTGCCATCCATAAACCCCTGAAAACTGCACTGAACTTTATTTAGGGGCTGCTTAGGTGTCTTTTTAAACTCGGTTGTTAGATCTGGTTTCGACTTTTCTTTTCACaagaaaacaggaacagaaattcACTTTGAAGTGAATGAGcattttggaattatttttgtaaaattagGTAGCGAGCTATAAAGATGT
This genomic stretch from Falco naumanni isolate bFalNau1 chromosome 7, bFalNau1.pat, whole genome shotgun sequence harbors:
- the BAG5 gene encoding BAG family molecular chaperone regulator 5, with translation MDMGNQHPSIKRLHEIQKEVKEIEQQVVVFSGLSTDRDYKKLERSLTKQLFEIDSVDTEGKGDIQQARKRAAQETERLLKELEQNANHPRRLEIEAIFKEAQSLVEREITPFYEGGNCISDEFEEGIQDIVLRLTQVKTGGKVSLRKARYRTLTKVCAVQEIIESGVKQQLSLPLSNDAHPSVSKINSVMCDVNKARGTLIALLMGVSSNDTCKHLSCVLTGLIADLDALDVCGHTEIRNYRKEVVEEINKLQKYLDLEEEANSTHAYDLAQNQSILKIEEIRKKMKEVNSLLLKTENASDLYLGSKAELQGLIAHLDEVSPGKNPCIREARRRAVIEVQTLITYIDLKEALEKRQMYSEQTAAEHQSHKAVWTVLGNLSQIQQEVISFDGNRTDKNYMRLEELLTKQLLALDAVDPQGDERCKAARKQAVKLAQNILYYLDMKTDEWEY